The following are from one region of the Edwardsiella tarda ATCC 15947 = NBRC 105688 genome:
- the rof gene encoding Rho-binding antiterminator, protein MSTTEEYQAINCDDYDNLELACQHRLVLHIVLRSGETLEGLASDLISRKHVEYLLITHQGESRELRLDHIASFSHPQLGTITISLS, encoded by the coding sequence ACTGAAGAGTACCAAGCCATCAATTGCGATGATTACGACAACCTCGAACTCGCCTGCCAGCATCGACTGGTTTTACACATTGTCCTGCGTAGTGGTGAAACACTGGAGGGCCTAGCGAGCGACCTCATCTCACGCAAACATGTCGAGTATTTGCTGATCACCCATCAGGGCGAGAGCCGTGAGCTGCGCCTGGATCACATCGCCAGCTTCAGCCACCCCCAATTAGGCACCATCACGATTAGCCTGTCGTAA